A stretch of DNA from Temnothorax longispinosus isolate EJ_2023e chromosome 2, Tlon_JGU_v1, whole genome shotgun sequence:
AGTTTCTTcgtagtttttcttttttaaagaaatatcaagCTTTGCCTGCCTTGCAGAAGaataagtttaaatttaaaatctttatttgttaCAGAAAACCAAATCTGTTACATAGTGTTAGTATTTATAATacgaaagagataaaatttgttttatttaccCGATCGTAGTGACCTTCCGTAACTTTTGTCTACAGTAATTACACAGATTAAACTCTTACGACTCAATCCAGCTCTCAAGCAGAATCAATGGCTGAGTATGATTCAAATACAAGTACTTGTAAGCTGCGTGTATCTCTTCAAGAGTTAAGAAAAGACTAACGCATACGTTGAGAGACTGACCCATCTTAACATTTCCCCTTCTATGTATAAAGGCGTGACAGTATCGAAATTGTGTCGAAATCTTATTCTGGTCAGTTATCTCATTTGCATATATGCATGTTATTGCGTGAAACTCGTTTCGCGTTGAAGGAGACCTTCAAGAGAGGACGAAAAAAAGGGGACAAAGAATGTGACGCGGCCACTGTCATCGCCAAAGTCGACTGATAGTTCGACTAAATGTCTAATTTTTTGCTGCAATAATTTcggagaaaatttataaaacgaaAATTAAGTCAGATAAATACCTcgttatacatacacatatttttattgcaagaatttttaatattactgaaGGAACTAGAATACTTtgtgatattttcttgtatgTACCAGttaacagaaagaaaaaaaaagtgaggaagaaagaaagaatgaaTAGAAATCGATAAAAGAGAGACAGCGAAAACAGATAGAAGtaacgaaagaagaaaagaatggAGATGGAGCATGTAAATAGAGAAAGCACAGTCAAATTCAAGAATCATCATAGAGAGGTCACAAGGAAGATAACAGAAAGAACATAAAAAGGGACGAAACAGATATAGAGAacggagaggaagagaagaaaatagtAGGTAAGTGAGCAATGATAGGATAGAGATGGAGAATGAGGAGAAATAAGAGAGTAACAATGACTgagataaaacaataaaataatttttggacGAACGGCTTGCCCCTTGGGAATTGAAAGGCTAAAATAAATTGGAACACATAAACTTTAAGGCAGCTCCgcgcaatatatttaatacgattaaaaattattactagaAAATTACCATATTGTATATGTGACATAAcagcaatttttaattgacgAAACAACGTTTTGATTGCTTCCTTTCGACTCCCATGCTGATTTCCTATAGACATAATCCCAAATGGAGCTAACGGCTCGCTCCGCTTAAAAAtcgaaagattattttttgttctttgaaCCAAGATTTGAACCGGCAACCAATGGGAGTgatcttcaaaaaatattaaatcttgcGAACTCCGATCGAGTTACGCGCGGTTCTTTACGTCTAATGTGATTGTCGAAGCACACCGTTGTTGTACGAAAGGATCGCTAATTACACGCCGTTAGATTGCTATCGAGTGGGCACTGGGGGCGCGAAGGCTCGGGGTTATTTCCTCGTTTTTCGAGACGATTCTACAGTCTTTGAGCCCTTGATAACAAAGATTAAGCCAATGAGGTGGTCATAATCTCTTGTTGTAAACATAACTTTCTAGATCCACCGATTATAGATGGCAAAAGGGGGGGGCAATGCGTCCAATACTTGCACCGTGCTATCATTAATAGGACAGCCGTGTGAGTTACTGGCTTGCTTGAGCGCAGATGCAAATGTTAGTTTTATGCAAAATGATCTGCGAATATATAGAATTGACTATCCCCATTGCCCTATGATAAAAGACAGTGGATGTCCTGTCGCGACTATCATATTGAATTCAACCAATGGATCACGCACAATTGTATATCACAATCAAGGCTTACCCGATTTGACACAAGAAATTTTCGAACAACTTAATTTAAAGGAATATAGTTGGATTCATTTTGAGGTATGTCTTGTGATGCAGGAAATAATTCACAGATGTGAcaagataattgaaatatttcctGGTTTTAGGGAAGGAATACAGATGTAGTGCTACttgttattcaatatatacagagctataataattcattaaatagTATGTCTGATCGCATGCCAATTACGATTAGCGCAGAATTTGAAAATCCCAGTATAGAATTAATGGATCTATTGCCGTACGTTGACGTAGCATTTGTATCAAAAgatttcgttaaaaatctgggttttaataatatgagCGAGGTAATACACAACATCGATCAAGACATCAAGTAAGGAATACGTCAATTAAGcttcgatatttatataaaaaaatgtgtcaaCATGAGAGGTGTCAACATTTTGTTATATGAGAGGTAACTCATATGTCCTTCTAGAAATGCCATTATTTGTGCTTGGGCAGAGGAAGGTGCAATCGCTCGTGCTCCGTATGGCGCAATAGTACAATCGCCAGCTTTCCCACTAGAAAAAGTAATCGACACTTTAGGTGCGGGTGATACATTCAATGCAgctgttatatattatttgaacaaaaGCAAAGTTGAGTTTATGCGCAAATATAAAGAGGAGGCAGCTTCCACGAGTGATACCAATCAAACAGAGGATAATGTCTCCGATAATGGCACTGCAGTTAAACGAGATATTGAGGAAAATTTAGATCCGGAAAGTTTGGAATATGATAGACTGAAATTTATTACTGAAACAGTTCTTCAAAAGGCTATCAAAATTGGTTGCCGTATTGCTGGTGCAAAAGTAGGATTAAGGGGATACGATAATCTTGATGTAATTTCCagtgatattttataacaggACTTTTAGAACATTAGAATACgtccatataaatttgttatcgcGGTGCTTTAAAtaagaacaataataataatataatttatacatttgcaAACCAAATGTTTgtgatatgtatattttatctatatatatattatattatgattataaatggtaacaataattattttttcattgctttaaatgataattgtacattatattttacttaaacactttacaatattttgtatatctacatgctataaaaaatgtttcaatatattttatataaaaaactttcAACAGGATTACATAGTTTTATCATAAGTGTCCTTTTTCTACAAATCTTTGAAAGTTTGATGAAATTCAACTACAATTCTTATACGTATTAATCAGATAATACTATTTCAACATCAGAGATATTATAAACTTTGTtatactaatttattaatttccggGCAATCCTGAAatcaaaattctataaaattctgtctatattttaattccatacgaatgtaaaataatggtaattgcaaaatgcattattacattct
This window harbors:
- the LOC139808793 gene encoding ketohexokinase-like; its protein translation is MAKGGGNASNTCTVLSLIGQPCELLACLSADANVSFMQNDLRIYRIDYPHCPMIKDSGCPVATIILNSTNGSRTIVYHNQGLPDLTQEIFEQLNLKEYSWIHFEGRNTDVVLLVIQYIQSYNNSLNSMSDRMPITISAEFENPSIELMDLLPYVDVAFVSKDFVKNLGFNNMSEVIHNIDQDIK